One window of Acropora palmata chromosome 1, jaAcrPala1.3, whole genome shotgun sequence genomic DNA carries:
- the LOC141896469 gene encoding uncharacterized protein LOC141896469, which produces MTSTEVEDILKSFWEWRLRESPEFATQIGVHTFDNALDDHSLEAYARRQEDCREFLEKLKAVSLLELSKADVLNVKLLRNEIETFLDGSKFKGFLFPMINLEGPQLDLSRLISWMKFETNEDYEKYFSRLEAFPKQAAQFIALLQEGVRTGHVPPHLTVNRVPDQIMKLLNAAFTDDNLFFKPLKEFPEAFSEKERESIKERGIKLIEENLKPSFKTIYDYYLNTYLPQSRQSIACSDLPSGLSFYNQSLKFHIACELTPNEVHELGQSEVRRIRSRMDEIIKEVGFDGSFKQFLEMLRTEKRFYYETKEELLNGYKKLCDNKIKPKLKDFFKQIPEADFEIKETPTDLAPVAPGAYYLGPSDDGTRPGVFMVNTYKPETRPKYEMVSLALHEAVPGHHLQTVFAMEQRDQPSFRRFVEDRRYYEAPSRFALHTAYMEGWGLYSEYLGEEMGLYQDPYDLFGRLSNEIFRACRLVVDTGMHALGWSRQKAVDFMVENTAMSLHNVNAEINRYIIWPGQACAYKVGEIKIKELRNKTEQKLGEKFDVKDYHHVFLSAGPMGLDTLEEAVDKYIESTLAI; this is translated from the exons ATGACTTCAACTGAGGTAGaggatattttaaaatcattttgggaGTGGCGATTGCGAGAAAGTCCAGAATTCGCCACTCAGATTGGTGTTCATACCTTCGACAATGCTTTGGATGATCACAGTTTGGAGGCGTATGCACGAAGACAG GAAGACTGCAGAGAGTTTCTGGAGAAGTTGAAGGCAGTTAGCTTATTAGAACTATCCAAG GCTGATGTTTTGAATGTGAAACTTCTGCGAAATGAAATTGAGACATTTTTGGATGGCTCAAAGTTTAAAGG cttTTTGTTTCCAATGATAAACTTGGAGGGTCCTCAACTGGATTTATCAAGGCTCATCTCGTGGATGAAGTTTGAAACCAATGAAGACTATGAAAAGTACTTTTCAAGACTGGAAGCTTTTCCAAAACAA gCTGCCCAGTTTATTGCTCTACTACAAGAAGGAGTGAGAACAGGCCATGTCCCACCACATTTGACTGTG AACCGTGTTCCAGATCAAATAATGAAACTGTTAAATGCTGCATTTACAGATGACAACTTATTTTTTAAACCTCTGAAAGAGTTCCCTGAAGCTTTTTCAGAGAAAGAAAG GGAATCAATTAAAGAACGTGGAATCAAACTGATAGAGGAGAACTTGAAACCTTCTTTTAAAACCATCTACGATTATTATTTAAAC ACCTACCTCCCTCAATCAAGGCAATCCATTGCGTGCTCAGATCTTCCAAGTGGATTGTCATTTTATAATCAG tCGTTAAAGTTCCATATTGCATGCGAATTGACACCCAACGAAGTTCATGAATTAGGTCAAAGCGAAGTCCGGCGAATCCGGTCGCGTATGGATGAG ATAATCAAGGAAGTTGGTTTTGATGGAAGCTTTAAGCAGTTCTTGGAAATGCTGCGGACTGAGAAACGCTTTTATTATGAGACAAAA gaAGAATTGTTGAATGGTTATAAAAAGCTGTGCGACAATAAAATCAAGCCGAAGTTAAAGGATTTCTTCAAGCAAATACCAGAGGCAGATTTTGA GATAAAAGAAACGCCAACAGATTTAGCACCCGTAGCCCCAGGCGCTTACTATCTTGGTCCATCTGACGATGGAACAAGACCAGGCGTATTCATGGTGAACACTTACAAACCCGAAACAAG ACCGAAGTATGAAATGGTGTCTCTTGCTCTTCATGAAGCTGTACCAGGACATCACTTGCAG ACTGTGTTTGCCATGGAGCAGAGGGATCAACCTTCTTTCAGGCGTTTTGTTGAGGACAGACGTTATTATGAAGCGCCTTCACGGTTTGCCTTGCACACGGCCTACATGGAG GGATGGGGCCTATATTCCGAATACCTTGGCGAGGAGATGGGCTTGTATCAAGATCCATACGATTT ATTTGGCAGACTGTCAAATGAAATCTTTAGAGCCTGCCGATTGGTTGTGGACACGGGGATGCATGCCTTAGg ATGGAGTCGACAAAAAGCAGTAGATTTTATGGTGGAAAATACAGCTATGTCCCTTCATAACGTGAACGCAGAAATTAATCGATATATCATCTGGCCAGGACAG GCTTGTGCATACAAAGTTGGTGAAATCAAGATTAAAGAACTTCGAAATAAAACGGAACAGAAACTTG GGGAAAAGTTTGATGTCAAGGATTATCaccatgtttttctttccgcTGGTCCAATGGGTCTGGACACGCTGGAGGAGGCTGTGGACAAGTACATAGAAAGTACTCTGGCAATCTGA